One genomic segment of Ranitomeya variabilis isolate aRanVar5 unplaced genomic scaffold, aRanVar5.hap1 Scaffold_500, whole genome shotgun sequence includes these proteins:
- the LOC143790642 gene encoding uncharacterized protein LOC143790642, which yields MSSRELRQLIMDNIAWMNRPENRNQSPVIGRLRSSQTRGGRIEDDRDYLPSPERRRVRDPSRRSVREETRHRSRSPHRPLPDRPISPEPLPPTTRPDNLRPAEALPPTTLPDNLRPAEALPPTTLPDNLRPAEALPPTTLPDRHSSADASLPSSSNNRSGGNEAATTSGADPQPNFIPPSVGTDAENQAGLDSVEDTTPPQAAPLRRRGRRRGMTRIRQIERLPTRSATGQEEIPSCAICLGDYEVGEQLIVLPCRHLFHQSCITPWLRQNRYCPYCRQNCFQQNRQRRA from the exons ATGAGTTCTCGGGAATTGAGGCAGCTGATCATGGACAACATTGCATGGATGAACCGGCCAGAAAACCGAA ATCAGAGCCCTGTGATCGGAAGACTCAGGTCGTCTCAGACAAGAGGAGGAAGGATTGAAGATGACAGAGATTATTTACCTTCTCCAGAGAGAAGAAGAGTTAGAGACCCATCCAGGCGCTCAGTACGAGAGGAGACCAGACACAGGAGCCGTTCGCCACATAGGCCGCTACCTGACCGTCCCATCTCTCCTGagcctttaccaccgaccacgcgccctgacaatctcaggcctgcggaggctttaccaccgaccacgctccctgacaatctcaggcctgcggaagctttaccaccgaccacgctccctgacaatctcaggcctgcggaggctttaccaccgaccacgctccctgaccGTCACAGTTCTGCTGATGCGTCACTACCGAGCAGCAGCAATAACAGGAGTGGTGGAAATGAAGCGGCAACCACCTCCGGGGCCGATCCTCAGCCAAATTTTATTCCACCATCCGTGGGCACAGATGCTGAGAATCAGGCCGGATTAGATTCAGTTGAGGATACAACCCCACCGCAGGCTGCACCCCTGCGGAGGAGAGGACGGCGGAGAGGAATGACAAGGATACGGCAAATAGAACGCCTTCCTACCAGGAGCGCCACAGGCCAGGAGGAGATTCCTTCTTGTGCCATATGCCTAGGTGATTATGAAGTAGGTGAGCAGCTTATTGTGCTGCCCTGCCGACATCTTTTTCATCAGAGCTGCATTACACCATGGCTCCGCCAAAACCGCTACTGTCCTTACTGccgccaaaactgtttccaacagaaCAGACAGAGAAGAGCATAA